A stretch of DNA from Phaenicophaeus curvirostris isolate KB17595 chromosome 29, BPBGC_Pcur_1.0, whole genome shotgun sequence:
agagaggagaagagggcagggatgggattaggggagcagagcagccccacAGACCAGGCAGGGCAGCTCTGCTCACCAGCGTGTTGGTGCAGATGGAGTTGGGGTCACAGCCTCCATTGTTCCCATCGTTGCATTCATCGATATCCGTGCAAACCTATGGGAGAAACCATCACAGGGAGCCTTTACCTGCCCACAGCTCTGGCCAGGAGAAGCTGCATTCCACCAGCATCTTCCACCTCTCCTGGAGTGCCCACAGGGACCTGGTTGAGTCCAAACGGCTCCACACTCACCTGTTTGCTGGCCCTCGCGTAGTCGGCCCCCACGCCAGAGACGGTGTTGCCGCGATAGCCGCGGGGACAGGGCTCGCAGCGGAACCCGGGGGCCGTGTTGATGCACTTGGAGCCGGGGAAGCAGGGGTTGGCGTGAGCACACTGGGGAaatgcaaagagagagaaaagctttTAGCCTGCCTATCTATTcctttgtcatagaatcatagaatcaacaggttggaaaggacccagtggatcgttgagtccaaccattcccatcaatcactaacccatgtccctcagcacctcgtccacccggcccttaaacccctccagggaaggggactcaaccccctccctgggcagcctcggacactgaccaatcaccctttccatgaaatattttttcctaatgtgcagcctgaccctcccctggtggagcttgaggccattccctctcgtcctgtcccctggcccttgggagaagagcccagctccctcctctccacaacctcctctcagggacttgcagagagcaatgaggtctcccctcagcctcctcttctccaggctaaacccccccagctctctcagccgctcctcttcttctccagccccctccccagcttcgttgctcttctctgcactcgctccagagcctcaacatccttcttgtggggaggggcccacaacggACCCCAAGATTCGAGGAGAGGAGCATCATCTGCTCACCCTGCTCGAGGATCGCCTCCCGCGGGCGCGTTCTCACCTCATCGATGTCGGCGCAGTGCGTGCCGTTGCCCTCCAGCCCCGGCGGGCAGGGGCCGCACCGGTACCCAGGGTACTCGTAGGTCTCCATGCAGTCCACGCCGCTGAAGCAGGGGTTGGGGTTGCAGCGGGACCGGTGCTCGTGGAAGCCTGAGAAGAAGAAGGATGAGCGAGGGGGGTGAGACGGGGCAGCTCTTTGCCCCCTGAGGTGGGAGCAGAGCCTTGGCAGCACTCACCACACGCCTGGCACTCCATGATAGTGTTGCGGATCAGAGACATCTCCTTCACCTGCAAGGCAGCAGAGCACGTCAGGGGGATGAAGCGTAGCAGGTGGTGCCCTGCTCTTGGGCAAATACAGCTCAGAGAGAGCAGGTGTCGCCCCACCACCTCACCTGGTCCCTAATGTCTTCCCGCAGCTCAGTCATGACCCGGTTGAAGAGCGTTAGTTGTGTGACCAGAGCCTTTGTCTGCTCACCTGCCGGGAGCAGAAAGAACAAGGTCACCTTCCCAGGTGACTGCTCTGCCCCCTGGCACCAAACTGGGAGGGAAAGAGAGTTGAcagcccttcctcctcctcctcctcctccctggatCCCTTTCCCTGTAACACATCCCATGCCCTCTGATCCACCCCAtgctagaatcacagaatcatttggttggaaaaaacctttgagatcatcaagtccaactgtacctgtccactacggaatcatctctgagcacctcgttcacctgacttttcgtagaatcatagaatcatggaatcaccaggttggaaaagacccaccggatcatcaagtccaaccattcccatcaatcactaacccatgtccctcagcacctcgtccacccggcccttaaacccctccagggaaggggactcaaccccctccctgggcagcctcggacactgcccaatcaccctttccaagaaatattttttcctgatgtccatcctgaccctcccctggtggagcttgaggccattccctctcgtcctgtcccctgtcccttgggagaagggcccagctccctctccactctcctttcagggagttggagagatcgatgaggtctcccctcagcctcctcttctggaGATTAAACACCCTCAAGTCCCTCAGCTACGCCTCATAAGACTCATTCACCaggcccttccccagctctgttcctttatccagatgtgctccagcccctcgagGTCTTTCTTGGAATGaggtgcccaaaactgaacccgggatttgaggtgcagcctcaccaacaCTGAGCACCGGGGAAGGAtgacttccctgctcctgctggccaccccatggctgatccaagccaggatgctggtggccttcttggccacctggtgCGATGCCCTGCAGGCACTTGGGACGTCAAATATTGCCACCACCCTCACACCAGGGAACGGGGCAAGCAGAGCAGGGACTTACCCAGGACGGAGGCCAGCACGCTTGCCACTGCAAGGAGAAAGGTTAGATATTACCAAAGCCCAGCAGTGTCACCTTGCATGGTTGCTCCTGATCAGCACGTGTGCAGCAGGAGCTCCCACCTGCATGGGGACACCTGGACAGGGAGAGGCAGGAGCATCTCTCTGCGTGGCACAGTGTCACCTGCCGCCTCCATGCGCCACATCACGTAGCACAACGCACGGGTGACCCCTGCTCGGTGCATGGTGTGGATGTGCTGTTACCTGCACTGTGAATGGACTCGTCTCCTTGGAAAGGGCACTCGCTCAGCGCCCCGACGCGGCTCATGGACCCTCCCAGGATCAGCTTCATCGATTCCACGAAGCCctgatcagagaatcatagaatcaccaggttggaagacccaccggatcatcgagtccaaccattcccatcaatcactaacccatgtccctcagcacctcatccacccggcccttaaacccctccagggaaggggactcaaccccctccctgggcagcctcggacactgcccaatcaccctttccaagaaatattttttcctaatgcccagcctgaacctcccctggtggagcttgaggccattccctctcgtcctgtcccctggcccttgggagaagagcccagctccctcctctccacaacctcctctcaggcagttgcagagagcaatgaggtctcccctcagcctcctcttctccaggctaaacccccccagctctctcagccgctcctcttcttctccagccccctccccagcttcgttgctcttctctgcactcgctccagagcctcaacgtccttcttgtggggaggggcccagcactgaccccaggattcgaggagcggtctccccaggcgAGACGCAGGTTGGCTGTGGGGGGCTCTGCCCATCCCcgagggtgtggggagggggtctAGGGGGTCTCAGCCCCCTGCACTCACCTGCATCCTCTGATAAGCCTTCTGCCCCGTGCGCAACTCGAGGGACTCCACCTCTGCCAGGGGGATCTCGGACAGCTCGGGCAGCCCCACGCTGGAGTCCATCTGCTTGCAGTCGACGTAGAGCTCCACGCTCAGCATGTCGGCGCGCAGCCCGCTCAGGCGCACGATGATCGTGTGGCTCTGCCCGTCCGCCACGTGCGCGTGCTGCAGGTTGACCGAGTGCAGCTTGTTGTCTTCCCGCAGGTAACGCACGAGGACTGCAAGGAGCACAAAGGCACCATCAGctcctcccccagcatccccctaGGACCCACGCGCATGGGTCTGAACGGGATggtaggaatcatagaatcatagaatcaccaggttggaagagactcatcggatcatcgagtccaaccattcccatcaatcactaacccatgtccctcagcacctcgtccacccccctttccatgaaaacttttttcctgatgtccatcctgaccctcccctggtggagcttgaggccattccctctcgtcctgtcccctggcccttgggagaagagcccagctccctcctctccacaacctcctctcagggagttgcagagagcaatgaggtctcccctcagcctcctcttctccaggctaaacccccccagctctctcagccgctcctcttcttctccagccccctccccagcttcgttgctcttctctgcacttgctccagagcctcaacatccttcttgtggggaggggcccacaactgaccccaggattcgaggagcggtcttcccagggccgaggccagagggagaagagccTCCCTGGACCATTTCTTCAAGCCATCAGGGCGAGACCAGGGACatcacatccctgagcaccaaGCACCCACCTCTGTTGATTTTCCCCACCACGGAGACCTCCAGCCACCTCGTGTTGTCCTTCTTGGAGTAGAGGCCGAAGAGGGTCCCCCCCTGCTTCGGAGGGAGGCGGAAGGTGGAGAGGAGGTAAACGTCGTTGACGGTCAGGAGCTCCATCCGGATCTTGTGCGTGATGCTGGCCATCTGCCGGGCTTCGCTCACCATCAGCAGGTCGATAACTGCGGGAGCCAAGCACAAGGGGATGGGTATCTAGACCCCAGGGCATGGGGACGAGGACAAGGGGTGCCCCTGGACcccaggggatggggacagggggtgtCCCTGCACCCGaggagatggggacaaggacaggggGTGTGCCTGGACCccaggagatggggatgaggacaggGGGTGTCCCTGGACCCCAAGGGATGAGGAGAAGGGGTGTCCCCTGGACcccatgggatggggatgaggacaggGGGTGTCCCCTGGACCCCAAGGAATGAGGACAAGGGGTGTCCCCTAGACcccatgggatggggacaaggatgagGGGTGTCCCTGGACCCCAGGGGATGGGGGCAAGGGCAGGGGGTGTCCCTGGACcccatgggatggggacaaggggtgTCCCCTGGACCCCAGGGGATGGGGACGAGGACAGGGGGTGTTGCTGAACcccaggggatggggacagggggtgtTCCTGGACCCCAAGGGATGAGGACAAGGGGTGTCCCCTGGACCCCAAGGGATGAGAACAAGGGGTGTCCCCTGGACCCCAAGGGATGGGAACGAGGACAGGGGGTGTCCctggacccccagccccctgcagCGTGGCCAGAGCCCCGGGACGGGGACCGGGGGGGTTCCCGGTGCCCGGGGGAGCCCCGGGGGCTCCGGCCCCGcccagccccggccccgcgcggtGGCGCTGCAGGACCGGGAGCCGCCGGGGACCCGCGGAGCCCCCGCCGCACCGGGACCGGCGGCCCAGGGGGGTCCCCGGCCCCGTTCCCtgtccaccccccccccactgcGCATCCCGGTTCCCTCGGGGTGGCGGCACCGGGAGCCCCGGGACCGGACCGGGGAGCCCCGGGGAAGCCCGGAGAGTCCGGTTCCACCACCGTTTGCACCGGGAGGAGCCCTAGCCCCGGGGCAAAACCCCCGGTGACCCCCGCCGGGGCACCggagcccccccaccccgccgcACCGGCCCCGGCATCCAGGCGGGGATAGCGGCTCCGTTCCCCGTTAGAACCGGTGCCAGGGCCCCGGGAGCCCCCGCGGGGGCGCTGAACCCTCCCTCCGCTCCGGTCCCGGTCTCCAGGCGGGGATAACGGCTCCGTTCCCCGGTGGAGCCGCTCCCCGGTGGGGTCCCTCGAGCtccggggagggagggatggatggatggatggatggatggatggatggatggatggatggatgtcccccctccctctcccccggTGCTGCCGGACCCCGCAGCGACCGGGGACCCGCGGCCACGGGGCTCCAGCCGCCGCCTCCCGGTTGCACCGGGACCGGGATTTTCGCCGTCGGTGCTCGGGATTTTCGCCGTCGGGGCCCGGGAGCCGCCTCCGTCTTACCTTGCAGCCCGGTGCGAGCGGAGCCCGGAGctcccagcaggagcagcaggagcagcgcGGCCAGCGCCGGCCCCCCCGGTACCGCCGGTGCCCCCATGCCGCCGGGAACCCCCCGGTTCCCCCGGTTCCCCCCGGTTCCCCCCGGTGCGGAGCCGAGAGCGGCGGGGCGGGGTGCTGGCTCGGCCGGGGAGGGGCCCGCGAGGAGGAAACAAAGAGCCGTCAATCACCGGGCGAGCATCCCCCGGGGGAGCCCGGTAGCGGCGGCGCCACCGGAGGGGAGGAACGGAACGGggagagccccccccccccacgaGGCTGCTTggccccccaccccaccccggTACAAGCCTCCCGGTGATGGGAATGGAGCGTGGCAGGCGCCGGTTCACCGGGAGGTCACATAGGCTGGGGCCGCCCCAGCAGCACCGGAGCATCCCAGCCCGGTAGAACCGGGAACGGGagccggggtggggggtgggagcCCCCGGGATAGGCTGGAAGGAGCCCCCCCCCGGTGCTCCCCGggcgggaggagaaggaggaacgGAGCCAGCGCTCAGCACCGGGATGCGACCCAAGGCGATGAGCTCATCCCGGGAGCTCCTGCTCCTCAAcgggagggagaggggggtcagggggcgtcgtgggatccccccccccccttccctgccGTGATTCCGGGATGCTCGGGGCCAACGGGAGAGAACCCCCCGGGATGCTCGGGGCCAACGGGAGAGACCCCCGGGATGCTCGGGGCCAACgggagccccccaccccccaccccgggaTGCTCGAGGCCAACGGGAGCCCCCACCCCGGGATGCTCGGGGCCAACGGgagcgccccccccccaccccgggatGCTCGGGGCCAATGGGAGCCCCCCGGGATGCTCGAGGCCAACAGGAGCCCCCCCTCACCCCGGGATGCTCGGGGCCAACGGGACCCCACCCACCCCGGGATGCTCGGGGCCAACGGGAgcgcccccccaccccgggatGCTCGAGGCCAACGGGAGCCCCCCCGGGATGCTCGGGTCGGGGCAGCCGCTCCCCGTTGAGCACCGGCCAAGGCTCCCGGCCGTGTTTACTGCTGTTTCCCTCCGGTTCCATAACAACCGGGGCCGAGCCCAGCCCCgaggcccccccccccaccagcccagccccgctccccccggccccggctcCGCGCCAGGGATCGGTGGCCCCCGGGGAACCGGAgaacggggcggggggggggggtggtaaCGAGAGGCTCTGGGGCTGTTTTCCAGCCTTCCCGCAGCTGtgcgggggggggtgggtgatGCGGGGGGAGCTGATGTGGGGCGGGATGGAGGGGAGCAAACTGGGAATGCGGGATGGAGCAGACTGGGTGATGCGGGATGGAGAAAACTGGGTGATGCGGGACGGAGAGGAGCAAACTGGGTGATGCGGGATGGAGAGGAGCCCTTGGCAAGGGGGCTCCGCCAGATTCGGTCGCGGAGCGGTCCCGGTGCTGCGGGAGCCGGTGCTGCTGCGGGAGCCGCCGGTGTCGGTGCAGCCCGGTGCTGCGGGAGCTGCAAGTGGCGGTGCAGCCCGGTGCTGCGGGAGCTGCCGGTGCAGCCCGGGGCCGGTGCTGAGGGAGCTCCCGGTGTCGGTGCAACCGCTGTCGGTGCAACCGCTGTCGGTGCAGCCGGTGCAGCCGGTGCTGCGGGAGCTCCCGGTTCAGCCCGGGGCCGGTGCTGCGGGAGCTCCCGGTGTCGGTGCAACCGCTGTCGGTGCAACCGGTGTCGGTGCAGCcggtgctgctggagctgccggTGCTGCTGGAGCTCCCGGTTCAGCCCGGGGTCGGTGCTGAGGGAGCTCCCGGGGCCGGTGCAACCGCTGTCGGTGCAGCcggtgctgctggagctgccggTGCCGGTGCAGCCGGTGTCGGTGCAGCCGGTGTCGGTGCAGCcggtgctgctggagctgccggTGCAGCCGGTGCCGGTGCATCCCGGGACCGGTGCTGCGGGAGCTCCCGGGGCCGGTGCAGCCGGTGTCCCCGGTgctgcggggccggggcggggctgTCCCGTGTGGTTCCGGGTCGCGCTGGAAGATGACGGCGCCCATGGAGCTTttctgctgggctgggggctgggggctgccctCGGTGGACCCGGACTGCCTGGCCGTGCTGGTGAGCGGCACCGGGACCGGGTCTGGGGGGGTGGTTgtggttggggggggtcccccgGCTGTCTGAGCCATCCctgcctctctctcctcctccccccagaCGTACGCGAGGTTCACGGGGGCGCCGCTCAAAGTGCATCGGGTCAGCAGCCCCTGGAGGAGCCCGTCCGGtaagggacccccccccccacaacCCTCCGCACCGGTACCGGTACCGGCACCGCCCCATGGaaccccctgccccactgcagatcccttgtcctattgcccCCCCGATCCATTGCACCTTCCCCCCCCATTGCACCTTCCCCCCCATTGCACCCCCCTCCATCCCATAATGCACCCCTCCACCCCATCACACACCTcagccccactgcagcccccttgtcctattaccCCCCCCTCCATTACACCTTCCCCCTCATTGCACCCCCTCCATCCCATAAtgcacccccccaccccatcacacaccccagccccactgcagaccccttatcctatcaccccccccaccccatatcACCCCCCCTCGCCCCATATCACACCCTGTCACCCCATATCCATATTACACCCCCTCCACCCCATAtcatcccccccaccccatatcatccccccaccccatatCACACCCCCTCACCCCATATCCATATTACACCCCCTCCATCCCATATtacacccccccaccccatatcATCCTCCTCACCCCATATCACACCCCCTCATCCCATAtcatcccccccaccccatatcACACCCCCTCACCCCATATCAcatccccccaccccatatCATCCTCCTCACCCCATAtcacacccccccaccccatatcacaccccctcaccccatatcatcccccccaccccatattacacccccccaccccatatcATACTCCTCACCCCATATCACACCCCCTCATCCCATAtcatcccccccaccccatatcACACCCCCTCACCCCATATCAcatccccccaccccatatCATCCTCCTCACCCCATATCACACACCCCCACCCCATATCACACCCCCTCACCCCATAtcatcccccccaccccatattacacccccccaccccatatcATCCTCCTCACCCCATAtcacacccccccaccccatattacacccccccaccccatattacacccccccaccccatattacacccccccaccccatatcATCCTCCTCACCCCATATCACACCCCCTCACCCCATATCGCACCCCGCTTATCCCATAGCATCTTAGCAGCATCATAGCATCATAGCACCCCCCTTatccctcatcccatcacagCCCCTCATCCCCATCACACGTCCCAGCCCCACCTGACGTGCCCCCCAACCCATCCTCACGCCCCTCTGCCTCGCGCCCCCCTCTCCGGAGTTTGgggacccccaccccccaccccgctgCAGCCGCCCCTCTCCGTGCCCGCAGGGCGCCTGCCTGCGCTGAAGACGCGGGACGAGGGCACCatctccaaaacacagcagatcATAACACACCTCAGGAAACAGGTAGAGGGGACAGAAGGGCACCTGCTGCCCCaaactgggggggcactgggggtccCCTGGTCTTTGTTGCGGTTATCCTGAGGGGTGTGGGTAGGATTTACCACTTCCCTGCGGGGTCACAGCTGTTTTCTTGGCTCTGCAGAAGTATAATGCGGACTACGACCTCTCGCCTACGCAGGGAGCGGACACGCTGGCCTTCGTGTCCCTCCTGGAAGAGAAACTGCTGCCGGTGCTGGTGAGTTGTGCTCGGGAAGCGTCTCAGGGGAAACGCAGAGGAGACGGTCTCAACAAGGATTTGATTCGCTCTCTGGAGTGGTGTTGGGGGACTCAGGCGGGTGCCCCCTGCCAGGAGAGCCGGGAAATcgtgggttgggttgggttgggttgggttgggttgggttgggttgagttgggttgggttgagttgggttgggttgggttgagttgggttgggttgagttgggttgaattgggttgggagggacctcaaagcccatccagtcccacccctgccatgggcagggacacttcccactggatccagttgctccaagccccatccaacctggccttgaacccctccagggatggggcagccacccctgctctgggcagtctgggccagggcctcctcaccctcacagcaaaacatttctccccaagatctcatctcaatctcccctcttgcagctcaaaaccatttccttttgtcctctccctgcactccctgatccagagcccctccccagctttcctggagcccttttccatactggaagctgctctaaggtctccccaagctgaacaaccccaatttctcagcctgtcctcacgtGGGAGATGCGATCCTCGCactcggatcatcttcatggctgtGCCAGGCGTGGGCTCTGCCACAGCCAGGACCTGATTgtcctctgctgcagctccacacCTTCTGGGTGGACGCAAAGAACTACGTGGAGCACACGAGGAAGTGGTACGCGGAAaccatccccttccccctcaaCTTCTTCCTGCCCAACTCCATGCACAAGCGGCACCTGGAGCGGTTGCAGCTCCTGTGGGGAGACGGCTACatggaggatgaggagaaaCTAGAGAAGGAGGTGAGAGGATGTGGTCTGGGCGCAGGGAGTCCTCGGCGGGTGCCCAGAGGGACCCACGCGAGGCCAGAATCTTCGTTGGGGTGTGGGGTGAACCCCAGCTGAGCACCCGCTTCCCACTCCCCTCAGCACCGAGGCAGCCTCCTGCGGGCGTGACAACCCTCtgtcctccttctccagctctacCGGGATGCTCGGGAATGTCTGACGCTCCTGTCCCAGCGCCTCGGCTCCCAGAAGTTTTTCTTTGGAGACTCGTAGGTGGCCACGGTGGGGGAAGGAGCTCTGGGGCCCCGAGAGCCCCTCGcacccaggcagggctgagacCTGGATGGGATGGAATCATCCTGCTCTCCATCCTCACCTTGGGGCTGGGATGGAATCgtcctgcccctctccatcctcaccttggggctgggatgggatcatcctgctctccatcctcaccttggggctgggagggaatcatcctgctctccatcctcaccttggggctgggatggaatcatcctgctctcctccatcctcaccttggggctgggatggaatcatcctgctctccatcctcaccttggggctgggagggaatcatcctgctctccatcctcccctccatcctcacctCGGGGTTGGGAGCAGAGAATCCTCCCAATGAGGAGGAGTTGCTCGTTGTCCCCAGGGATTGGGGGTGGCTGATGGGTCTGGGTGGCTTCAGGTGGGGACGGTGGGAGGAGGGATGGTGACCCAGACGCAGATCTTTATGCCCAAGGCCGGCTTCGCTCGACGCCTTCGTCTTCAGCCGCCTGGCGCCGCTCCTGAAGGCAAAGCTGCCCAACGGGAAACTGCAGCAGCACCTCAAATCCCTGCAGAACCTGTGCAACTACTGCACCTCCATCCTCAGCCTCTACTTCCCTTGGGATGGAGGTGAGCCGCATCCCCCACACCTCACCCGGTGGGCTTGGGGTGACCTGTCCCCCTCTCCACACCCCGTTTCTGCTCCTCTAGGTGACCCCCCGGCCAGCGCCCCGCGAGCGGCGGGTGCAGAG
This window harbors:
- the MTX1 gene encoding metaxin-1, translated to MTAPMELFCWAGGWGLPSVDPDCLAVLTYARFTGAPLKVHRVSSPWRSPSGRLPALKTRDEGTISKTQQIITHLRKQKYNADYDLSPTQGADTLAFVSLLEEKLLPVLLHTFWVDAKNYVEHTRKWYAETIPFPLNFFLPNSMHKRHLERLQLLWGDGYMEDEEKLEKELYRDARECLTLLSQRLGSQKFFFGDSPASLDAFVFSRLAPLLKAKLPNGKLQQHLKSLQNLCNYCTSILSLYFPWDGGDPPASAPRAAGAEAEEDPHKRRNQLLSVLVGLVAMLGYAFLSGIVSIQRGSVEPAAHRPLALEEEEEEEEE